Proteins co-encoded in one candidate division KSB1 bacterium genomic window:
- a CDS encoding SRPBCC family protein, with translation MKWVLIILGVLAGLVAIVWVVGSMLPEGHVATRSAKFNKSSEEVWNTITDFAAAPTWREELKSMEQLPDRNGHAVWKELSDFGSMTYEITEFSQPKRMVTTIADENLPFGGTWTYELISTEGGTMLTVTENGEIYNPFFRFMARFI, from the coding sequence ATGAAGTGGGTGTTGATTATTCTCGGGGTTTTGGCTGGACTCGTGGCCATTGTCTGGGTTGTCGGCTCAATGCTTCCGGAAGGTCATGTTGCCACGCGGTCGGCTAAATTCAATAAGTCATCTGAAGAAGTTTGGAATACCATAACGGACTTTGCAGCCGCGCCAACCTGGCGTGAGGAGCTTAAATCCATGGAACAATTGCCCGACCGGAATGGTCACGCGGTTTGGAAAGAACTGAGCGATTTTGGTTCCATGACTTATGAAATCACAGAATTTAGCCAACCCAAGCGGATGGTCACAACAATTGCTGATGAAAACCTGCCGTTCGGTGGCACATGGACGTATGAATTAATCTCGACAGAAGGTGGAACAATGCTGACCGTCACGGAAAATGGCGAAATCTACAATCCATTCTTCCGGTTTATGGCCCGGTTCATT